The following proteins are encoded in a genomic region of Penaeus chinensis breed Huanghai No. 1 chromosome 10, ASM1920278v2, whole genome shotgun sequence:
- the LOC125029520 gene encoding uncharacterized protein LOC125029520, with protein MREVSKHEVEGLKLMCHTLKLLERIIGGTLREEVCIGGQQLGFMKGMGTTDGLVMLRQSMEKCREKQKVLHMAFIDLKKTYDRVPREEVWRSLRERGAQKKYVSIIKESCRNATTKVGSTIRAMDSFLVKVGLHLASASSRFLVNIVCDVLRKHLEKIHYVVSSMRMMLF; from the exons ATGAGAGAAGTCTCTAAACATGAGGTTGA GGGATTAAAGTTGATGTGCCACACACTAAAATTATTAGAAAGGATAATTGGCGGTACACTGAGAGAAGAAGTGTGTATTGGAGGGCAACAATTAGGTTTCATGAAAGGAATGGGTACTACTGATGGCTTAGTCATGTTAAGACAATCCATGGAAAAgtgcagagagaaacaaaaggtaCTCCATATGGCATTCATAGACTTGAAAAAGACCTATGATAGAGTGCCAAGAGAAGAGGTATGGAGAagtttgagagaaagaggtgCCCAAAAGAAGTACGTTAGTATAATCAAGGAATCGTGCAGGAATGCTACAACCAAGGTGGGGAGTACAATTAGAGCTATGGATAGCTTCCTGGTCAAAGTCGGACTCCATCTCGCCTCGGCATCAAGCCGATTCCTTGTTAATATAGTGTGTGATGTGCTACGGAAGCATTTGGAGAAAATCCACTACGTTGTGTCCTCTATGCGGATGATGTTATTTTAG